Proteins encoded together in one Impatiens glandulifera chromosome 1, dImpGla2.1, whole genome shotgun sequence window:
- the LOC124920442 gene encoding probable transmembrane GTPase FZO-like, chloroplastic, translating to MLSLCVQSTTVYSGACSPSFNPNHDYPRRRLPSQFRLRLRRSNVHVFSIDQSGYFQTNVKVQYDSSKNLRTLFPGGYKRPEIKVPGLVLKLSADELLKDKTALDKVDEAVAKSSVGVVLLDGGDSSGGRLYEAACLLKSVIRDRAYLGIKERVDIAAAIGASGVVLSDQGFYVCCFCFWLFDSMRS from the coding sequence ATGTTATCGCTATGTGTTCAATCCACTACGGTTTACTCCGGGGCTTGTTCTCCCTCATTCAACCCCAACCACGACTACCCACGTCGCCGATTGccttctcaattcagactccgACTCCGCCGAAGTAATGTCCATGTGTTCTCCATCGATCAAAGTGGTTACTTCCAAACCAATGTTAAGGTTCAGTACGACAGTTCGAAGAATCTGAGAACGTTGTTTCCCGGAGGTTATAAGCGGCCGGAGATCAAAGTTCCTGGCCTCGTGCTGAAACTGAGCGCTGATGAGTTACTCAAGGATAAGACTGCATTGGATAAGGTTGATGAAGCGGTGGCTAAAAGCAGCGTTGGGGTTGTTCTGCTTGATGGAGGGGATAGCAGCGGAGGGAGGTTATATGAGGCGGCGTGTTTGCTCAAGTCGGTGATTAGGGATAGGGCGTATCTGGGTATTAAGGAAAGAGTTGATATAGCGGCTGCTATCGGTGCTAGTGGGGTTGTGCTTTCTGATCAAGGTTTCTATGTTTGTTGCTTTTGTTTTTGGTTATTTGATAGCATGAGAAGTTAA
- the LOC124913186 gene encoding bidirectional sugar transporter SWEET1a-like, with protein sequence MYIHFFLCLLCDEKGQTRHICFRKFRSIWTYSCAHTTFSPTVFISDLHSGVHRKNVIQTRSNEFMSITLIISLTMNATAWFFYGYFVKDIFISFPNMIGTVFGIIQIGVFLYYRPPPGGVTVEAVESGESGETGEAGEADEAEETDEAGETEEADEAEEAGEADETGEANETDETGETGETGEIDEANETDETDETGETGETGEIDEIDEIDETETREVEDA encoded by the exons ATGTATATACATTTCTTTCTATGTCTATTATGCGACGAGAAAG GTCAAACCCGTCATATTTGTTTTAGGAAGTTTAGGAGCATATGGACTTACAGTTGTGCTCACACAACTTTTAGTCCAACCGTATTTATATCGGATTTACATAGTGGGGTGCATAGG AAGAATGTGATTCAAACGCGCAGTAATGAATTCATGTCGATCACTCTAATTATATCGCTGACAATGAATGCGACTGCGTGGTTTTTCTATGGATATTTTGTCAAGGATATTTTTATCTCG TTCCCAAACATGATCGGGACGGTGTTTGGAATTATCCAAATAGGTGTGTTTCTATATTACAGGCCGCCACCCGGAGGAGTCACCGTAGAGGCAGTAGAGAGTGGAGAGAGTGGAGAGACCGGAGAGGCCGGAGAGGCCGACGAGGCCGAAGAGACGGACGAGGCCGGCGAGACCGAAGAGGCTGACGAGGCCGAAGAGGCTGGCGAGGCCGACGAGACTGGCGAGGCCAACGAGACCGACGAGACCGGCGAGACCGGCGAGACTGGCGAGATTGACGAGGCCAACGAGACCGACGAGACCGACGAGACCGGCGAGACCGGCGAGACTGGCGAGATTGACGAGATTGACGAGATTGACGAGACTGAGACTAGAGAGGTCGAAGATGCTTGA
- the LOC124920443 gene encoding starch synthase 3, chloroplastic/amyloplastic-like, which translates to MRYGSVPVVRKTGGLYDTVFDVDHDKERAKDQGLEPNGFNFDGADSAGVDYALNRAITSWYDEREWFNLLCKRVMEQDWSWNRPALDYLELYYAARKY; encoded by the exons ATGAGATATGGTTCAGTACCTGTTGTTCGGAAAACTGGAG GACTTTATGATACTGTGTTCGACGTGGATCACGACAAAGAGAGGGCAAAAGACCAAGGCCTTGAACCAAATGGATTCAATTTCGATGGAGCTGATTCTGCTGGTGTTGATTATGCTCTCAACAG AGCGATTACTTCATGGTACGATGAACGAGAGTGGTTCAACTTGTTGTGCAAACGGGTGATGGAGCAAGACTGGTCTTGGAACAGGCCTGCTCTCGACTACTTGGAGCTTTACTATGCTGCGCGCAagtattaa